The sequence below is a genomic window from Desulfobulbus oligotrophicus.
GACGAGCGTGTCCGTTACGTTCTTGATCAGATGCGTAAAGAAGGCATGCTCAGCGAGGCTGAGTACACCTCTTTGCAGACAGATGATCTTGTCTTTAAGCAGGGGAAGATGGGATTTTCTCAGAGCACGGCAATGGACCTGGTCAGGGAAGGGGTGGAGACGCCATTTATTGCCGACTCTCTTGAGGAGAACGGTATTTCAAACATTTCCACTTCCGGCGTCCGCATTATCACCTCATTGGATCCGGAAGTGCAGCACAGTACCATGCAGGCTTTACGAAAACATCTCTCTCAGCTTGATGTGCGTTTGCGGGGGTACCAGCAAACGAAAGTGCAAGCCGAGTACAATGACATGGAATACCGGGGAGATGAGGATGTCAGTCCGGGTAACTTTGTTTTTGGTTTGATCGCTGCTGTTCATGATGCCAGGGGTAAAGAACCAGAGGTCCGCGTGCACTTTGATGATGGTCGCCTTGAAGGTCTGATTGACGCAGCGGGATTGACGCGTCTGGCCAATGCCTATGCCATGTATACGCGGGGTGCCGGTACAGCGACGATGGTGGACCGTAAAGCGCTCGTGCGCCAGATGAAAGTCGGCGACAAGGTGTATGCCAGTGTCCGCGGTCGTGTGGAAACTGGTGGCCTGCTGCTTGATCTTGAGCGATATCCCAAAGTTGAGGGAGCGGCTTTTGTTGTCCAGGAAGGAGCGATCAGAGCCATGAGCGGCGGCATGTCGAACCTCAATTTTAATCGGGCGACAACTGCCAAACGGCTGATGGGATCAACGTTTAAAACTTTTCTGTTAACTGCAGCTCTTCAGATGGGATGGAGTCCTGTAGACATGATCAGTAACAGCCGGCAGACCTTTGTCTTCTCTAACCGGCCTTATTCACCCCAACCGGATCATAACAGCCCGTTTAGCTCTGTATCACTCAGCTGGGCCGGCGTTACCTCTGAAAATGTCGCTGTTATCTGGTTACTGTATCACCTGACTGATCATCTTACCTTGCCTATGATCCGGGAATTAGCGACCAAAGTGGATATGGCTCCTCGTGTGGTGAATGGCAAAACCGAAGATAAACAGCGTTATCGAGAGAGGATTCGTGATTCCTTTGGCATTACCATTTCACGTCAGTACCTGGATTACGCCGCCTATGCCGGAGCGGTTCGGGCGTTGCAGCCGGACTTTATTTTTGATGGTCGTGAAGAGGAGTACAATCAGCTGCAGCGCATGCGCTTTGATGACTTTCATGCCGCCCGTTCGTTGATTCCGGCTCTGCAGGCTTTTCGTACCGATCTTGCCTTTTCCGGCCACCGTATCAATCCGGATGTCATTTTTGAAGATCCGGAGTCGGCTATGGCGATGAGTGGTGGGCAGATGGCGCGTACCGGTGGCGGCCGATATGTGTTCACCCTGCGCCAGAACTTACCGGATCACTGGGTACCGGTCAGCCCGGCTGAGCTTATTGATCATCTGACGCTCCTTGATGCCGCCGACCTTGACACATTCTGGCAGGATCAGGTCCTGCTCAACGGCACGGTCACGGCAACGACTGTGCAGCAGGTTGAGCAGCAGTTGCACGTTGAACGGGGGAAGTTGGGACCGGATACGCTGTACTCATTGGATGTGTTGGCTGAAGTGCGTGATTTCAGAGTGATGCTTGGCCTGCAGTATTTAGTGCAGTTTGCCAGGGAGTGTGGTGTCAACAGCAGGTTTGAACCGGTTTTATCGTCTCCGCTCGGATCGAATGTGGTGTCCTTGTCGGAACTTACCCGTATGTATGAAACCCTGATTACAGGTTTTCGCTACGATTCGGCTGATGCCTCCACATTAATTCTGGCCGAACTCGACGGCAAAGTGGACCCTGACAGTGCCGCCATCATTGAACGGATCGAAACACCGGAAGGCCGTGTTGTCTACTCGCGACAGGCGCATAAGGTCAGGGTGGTGGATGCGAAAAGTGCTGCCGGCACAGCCAATATCCTCCAGAATGTCATTTCGTACGGCACGGGAAGATATGCCCTCAATCATGTAAAACTGCGCAGTGATGCTGCTGATCGCAACAGGTTGCTCGGGAAATCAGGTCAACCCTATCCGCTGCTCGGGAAAACAGGGACAGCCAACGAGTATCGGAACTCCGCCTTTGTAGGGTATGTGCCTGTTCTCAATGCGGATCAGTCCAGCCTGGTCCTCGATGGAGGGTACACTGTCGGGGTGTATGCCGGATATGACCATAACGCCCCCATGGTGAGAGGGGGATTTCGGGTTACCGGATCCGTGGGGGCCCTGCCGGCGTGGAGCGCCATTGTGCAGAGTCTGTTGGAGACAGAGAAGATAGCTGATCGAATTGATATTGCCGACCTGGCTTTTAATGGCCTGACATTGCAGTATCCAGAGGTGCAACAGGTGTTTCTGCCGGTTCTTCCGCGCCAGGGAGGGGCGGTCAGAGGGACGGCCGGGCTGCGACAGACAGCTGCCCCAAAATATCCGGCAAGCCTTTGTTTTGGGAGCGTGGATGCTGATGGTCGTTTTAAGCCGAATCGATTATTCATGCCCTATTGGAAAAATCAATAAAGTCAAAAAGAGCTGTCTGTCATCTGTCGTTGTATCGCCTTGATGTACGGTTTTTTTAAGAGCAGAGGAGAAAGCGATTGTCCAGTCAAAGCTTATTTGCTATCTTTTCTGCGCAGCGGCCATGGTACGGTTGCATCATCCCAGGCGGGCCGACAGTGCAGACTCTGTTCAATCGTTTATGGTAACGGGTGTTGCTGTTGATAGTGACTGCCCGGTTCAATGATAAACCATTGATAAAAACAGCTCTGCCCAGCTCCATGAATTTTGGCAACAGTGACAGTGCGTCTGATCTTTCATCTACTGTGATAAGCGAATCATGAAACATGCATCTTGTTTAATACCCTTACGGTTGGTCATCGCCATCGGCACCTGCGTACTTGTTCTTGCCGGTTGTGCAATGGATGGGGGAGTGGTGGATCCTTATGATGCACGGGCCCGCCGGGAGGCGGCCGGACAGCAGACAGGGGCCGGCCGGACAGAGGCCGAAGCTGCACAGAGGGACGTGCTGACGCCGGTGATGAGTTCGATCAACAGCCGCATCAGAGCCAGTGAAAAGAAGATTGAGGAATGGAAGGACATTGAACAAAAAACCGCCTCTATGTCGCTGCCGCAGGAGAAACTGAACCGGATTGATGAGTGTCGCTCGCACCTGCAGCACATTTTACTTGAGTACACCTCCCTGAAGAAGCAGCTGCAGGAGGAAACCCAGGTTGAGGCGGCTCAGGTCTTTGCCGGCACCTCTTTACTCCGGCTTAATCAGCAGGATATTGAATATCTTGAAAGTGGCTGTGTGAAATTTTTAACTGAGCTGAAAGCAGCCGGCCAACCAATGGTTATCCAGCCTGACCCCCAAATTAAGGCTGCCTATGAAAATCATGATTATGACCAGGTCATCAATCTTTACTCGAGGATTGCTGCAACCCCGGGTCAGGTGATGGCTGCGGAAACAACGTATCAGTACGGTCAGGCTCTTCTTAAAAATTATCAGGAAGTGGAGGCGAAACGGGTTTTTTCTGATCTGTTGTCCGGGATTCGCTCACAAAAAGGGCAGGGTGAGCTGCAGTTGTATCTGTTGCAAAAGGTTGCTGATGTGAACTTCAGTTTAGAATCTTTTGATGAGGCCCGTAAACAGTATGAGGAACTGATTCAACTTTCCATTGAAAAAGGTGCAAGCCGTGATGAATGGGCTGGTCTGCAACTTGCCGCACTGCAATCATCGGCGCTGATGGCGCCTGAATTTAAAGAGTATATCGTACTGCTTAAGAGACACCTTGCCTTTGTTCCCAAACGTGATGGGTACAGTGTTGCTGAACTTGCGGATAAGTTTTTGCTTGCCTATCCGGCATCAACACTGACAGCAAACGTCAACCTTATAAAACGTTCCACTCGAGAGCAGCTGGATGCCTGGTTGAGTCAGGGTGTCAGGCGGGTGGAAAACCAGGTTGAGGAACGAAAGGCTGCTGATCTGCCGGTGGTTCCGGATGGGCAGGGAACAACTGCACCAGCCCCGCAGGAAAAACCGTTTATTGGTGCTGCGGGTTCGGCTGCGAGTACACCTGTTGTTGACGGCGGTGGCGAAAAAAATCTGCAGGAGGAGTACGATCGGGGGGTTGCCCATCTGCAGGCCAGGGAATATGACAAGGCGATTGAATGCTTCAATCGACTGCAACACACAGCTTTGGAAGCGCAGGCCCGACCTCACATGCAGGAGGCTTCTCGACTTGCAGTCCAGGATGCACGGCAGAAGGCTGCGGAGTTATTCGTTCGCGCCGCCAACAGCCGGGATACGGATGAAAAGCGAAAGCTTCTGCTGTCATCAAGGGATCTGTTGCAGGGTGCTCTGGTCAAATACCCGCAGTCCGGCCTGACCGACAGGGTACAGAAGAACCTTGTCCGGATCGAGGCTGAGCTGCAAGCCGTTGGGACTGGTTTGACGCCAAGGCCGGTAACCAGCGGTGGTGCTTATGTCCCGTCGAGCTCTGGAACCGGCGGGGGAGGTGGAACTCCGCCGGCATCACTGTAGAGCGTTTTTACTGTCAGGTGCAGGTAAGCAGCTGTTTGACGTGCTCAAATATACTTTTTTCGTTTGTCACTGTCATCTCGTACATGCTGCTTAGCCCCCGGGCCTGCTCTTCGTTCAACCCGGCGACACAGAGAAGAAAGTGCTCCGGTGCTATCTGCATCCGGCTGCGTAAGCGTTGCAGTTTGTCGAGGTCGCGACGAAATTCTCCGGACTTGCATTCGATGCAAAGAAGGATGGACTGGTTGATCAGAAAAACAGCATCCAGCTCATGGGTATCTTCATTGGCAAAGCGGATGTTCATCCGCCGTGTTCCGGAAAACGGCAGCTGTTTTTCCTGGAGTATGTTTGCCAGTTTGATAAAAACAAACCACTCAAGCCAGGAACCCTGGAAGAATTGAACAATAGCCGGTGAGGTCTGCAGGCTGATATGGGCAATTTTTTCTTTTTTCTGGTAAAAGTACTTGGCGATAAAAGAGTACGTGTACAGTTGTGAAAAGAAACTGGTGATTTTCTGAATATTTTTCTGGCTTTCCTGGGCAAGGGGGAAGTTGAGGTTGGTATATCCCTTGGTATGAGCTCGTCTGATCTTTTCACCTATTTTTCCGAAAACATCATACTCATTGCCTAGTTCAAGGGCGACTTCATCGAAAAAACCGGTGGTATCGAGTTCTTTCTGATCCACAGAGGCCTGCATCTGTTTTTGCGCAAACCAGTCGACTATCGGTGCGTACTGTTCGCTGGTTGCCAAAACTGTGGTGTTATGAATATCGATATCCTGCAGCGAGACATACTCTTCGCCCGGTCTGTCAACCACTTCCATCTCCAGGTGATCAGGTGGGCTGGTTGACTGACGCAGGGCGGCCAGTTCTTTTTGCAGAACCATAATCTGCTCAACGATCTTCTCGATGAAGAGGAGGGTGTCGTAAATTGGCGAGACCTCCCGGCACTGTGTACACTTTGCCTGTTTACCGATATGTTCCTGTGCAACTTCACGAAGATGTCCGCAGTGTCTGCAGTGAAAAAGAGCCATATTGCACCTGCCCGGTAAAAGAGATGTCTGATTTTGATGGATATAGATTTTCTTTAAGCACAGGCAGAGTTGCGCTGTTAAATAAAATGCAGATCCGGTTCTTTATTGACCGGTCATCCCGCAACTTAAGGAATTCACCTGGTTGACAAAGTGAGCTGAGTCGCTTACTTCTGTGACAACTTCTCTGACAGACAGCAGTTGTTGATCAGGGAGGAAGGAACAGGAAGGAGGAGAGAATGGAAACGATCCAAGTAAAAAAAATCGATTGCAACGGGTGCTCTGTTCACTGCCTTGAAAGCGGTCCAACAGACGGA
It includes:
- a CDS encoding tetratricopeptide repeat protein — translated: MKHASCLIPLRLVIAIGTCVLVLAGCAMDGGVVDPYDARARREAAGQQTGAGRTEAEAAQRDVLTPVMSSINSRIRASEKKIEEWKDIEQKTASMSLPQEKLNRIDECRSHLQHILLEYTSLKKQLQEETQVEAAQVFAGTSLLRLNQQDIEYLESGCVKFLTELKAAGQPMVIQPDPQIKAAYENHDYDQVINLYSRIAATPGQVMAAETTYQYGQALLKNYQEVEAKRVFSDLLSGIRSQKGQGELQLYLLQKVADVNFSLESFDEARKQYEELIQLSIEKGASRDEWAGLQLAALQSSALMAPEFKEYIVLLKRHLAFVPKRDGYSVAELADKFLLAYPASTLTANVNLIKRSTREQLDAWLSQGVRRVENQVEERKAADLPVVPDGQGTTAPAPQEKPFIGAAGSAASTPVVDGGGEKNLQEEYDRGVAHLQAREYDKAIECFNRLQHTALEAQARPHMQEASRLAVQDARQKAAELFVRAANSRDTDEKRKLLLSSRDLLQGALVKYPQSGLTDRVQKNLVRIEAELQAVGTGLTPRPVTSGGAYVPSSSGTGGGGGTPPASL
- a CDS encoding Card1-like endonuclease domain-containing protein, which encodes MALFHCRHCGHLREVAQEHIGKQAKCTQCREVSPIYDTLLFIEKIVEQIMVLQKELAALRQSTSPPDHLEMEVVDRPGEEYVSLQDIDIHNTTVLATSEQYAPIVDWFAQKQMQASVDQKELDTTGFFDEVALELGNEYDVFGKIGEKIRRAHTKGYTNLNFPLAQESQKNIQKITSFFSQLYTYSFIAKYFYQKKEKIAHISLQTSPAIVQFFQGSWLEWFVFIKLANILQEKQLPFSGTRRMNIRFANEDTHELDAVFLINQSILLCIECKSGEFRRDLDKLQRLRSRMQIAPEHFLLCVAGLNEEQARGLSSMYEMTVTNEKSIFEHVKQLLTCT
- a CDS encoding transglycosylase domain-containing protein, whose amino-acid sequence is MLKLIKYCCALFLFLLILLAALGAGSFYYFIVLAPAPETEEAAISEILGRESPVYYRDGQTKLGVIFEGIHRQYVSYEDIPKAFVSALLAAEDKQFFHHVGFEISGIIRASIANLRAGRVVQGGSTITQQTAKNLFKRESRSIRAKLKELVYALRLERKYSKEKIFEFYTNQFFVSGNGHGLGVAARYFFDKEPEELTLLECAFIAGSVKRPNYYNPFLKKNLANAEEVRQRIDERVRYVLDQMRKEGMLSEAEYTSLQTDDLVFKQGKMGFSQSTAMDLVREGVETPFIADSLEENGISNISTSGVRIITSLDPEVQHSTMQALRKHLSQLDVRLRGYQQTKVQAEYNDMEYRGDEDVSPGNFVFGLIAAVHDARGKEPEVRVHFDDGRLEGLIDAAGLTRLANAYAMYTRGAGTATMVDRKALVRQMKVGDKVYASVRGRVETGGLLLDLERYPKVEGAAFVVQEGAIRAMSGGMSNLNFNRATTAKRLMGSTFKTFLLTAALQMGWSPVDMISNSRQTFVFSNRPYSPQPDHNSPFSSVSLSWAGVTSENVAVIWLLYHLTDHLTLPMIRELATKVDMAPRVVNGKTEDKQRYRERIRDSFGITISRQYLDYAAYAGAVRALQPDFIFDGREEEYNQLQRMRFDDFHAARSLIPALQAFRTDLAFSGHRINPDVIFEDPESAMAMSGGQMARTGGGRYVFTLRQNLPDHWVPVSPAELIDHLTLLDAADLDTFWQDQVLLNGTVTATTVQQVEQQLHVERGKLGPDTLYSLDVLAEVRDFRVMLGLQYLVQFARECGVNSRFEPVLSSPLGSNVVSLSELTRMYETLITGFRYDSADASTLILAELDGKVDPDSAAIIERIETPEGRVVYSRQAHKVRVVDAKSAAGTANILQNVISYGTGRYALNHVKLRSDAADRNRLLGKSGQPYPLLGKTGTANEYRNSAFVGYVPVLNADQSSLVLDGGYTVGVYAGYDHNAPMVRGGFRVTGSVGALPAWSAIVQSLLETEKIADRIDIADLAFNGLTLQYPEVQQVFLPVLPRQGGAVRGTAGLRQTAAPKYPASLCFGSVDADGRFKPNRLFMPYWKNQ